In Pirellula sp. SH-Sr6A, the DNA window GGAATCGATAAAAACGAAGATGGAACCGTCGATACGTGGAAGATGATTTCGCCCGAAGAGGTGACGATCGAGCTGGTCGAAGCCATCAAAACGAAGGATGAAGACCGTTTTCGCCGCCTTCTCCCCTCCGAGCAAGAGATCAAGCAACTGGGGCTTGGCGACGAAAAGGCTAAGCAATTGGTGGAGCGAGTCCTCGCGGCCCGTACGGGATTCGCCGAATTCGCGCGTTCGCAAAAGCTAGTCCAATCCACAACGAAATGGGCTCACTTTGCCGCCGACAAGCCGGGCGTAGTACCAGCAGGTACTGATGGTGCAACCCAGGATGTTGTCGCTTACGAGAACGTCATTTCCATCATCGATAACGACGGGACCAGTCAGCAACTCATGGTCGGAACGTTGGTGCAACTCGGCGCAACGTGGAAACTGGCCGATCTTCCAAAATCGGTTAGCGACGGGGCTACGATTGCAGAGAGTGGATTCTTTTTCCCCTCGACGGTCGCAGCAGGTGGTCGACCGGTAACAACGCAGGAGGGGTCTAGCGGCATGACCGGAGAGATGCAGTCCCTCCTTTCCGATTTGGAGAAGATCGATACCCAAATCCGAGCTGCAGCTGGAGACAACAGCAAACTATCCCAACTGCACGACGAGCGAGCTCAAACCATGGTCCGCTTGATCAATGCATCGAAGGGGACATCCGAAATGGAACTGTGGGTACGGCAGTTTGTCGACTCGGTGAGTTCGGCGGCGATGCAAGGCGAGTATTCCGAAGGGCTGGAGCGATTGCAGTCGTTCGAAGCCCAGCTGCCGAACATTCCTGGTGGCAAGGACCTCATGCCTTACGTCGCTTACCGTGTTCTGACGACAGACTACCAAGTCAAGAGCTTGGGTGAGAACGTGAACTTTGCCAAGCTCCAAGGGGATCACATGGAGAACTTGGAAGCCTACGTCGAGAAGTACTCGGAGAGCCCGGACGCCGCGGATGCGATGATTCAAATCGCTCTCAATCACGAGTTAACCGGCGAGGAGAAAGAAGCCCAAGTTTGGTACAAGAAGGTAGCAGACGGGTTCCCTTCGACCAACGAAGGAAAGAAAGCATCCGGCGCCATCGCCCGTTTGAGCTTGGAGGGAAGAACCTTCAGTCTTTCCGGCAAGACGCTGGACGGCAAAACCTTTGACAGCAAGCAGTTCGCGGGAATGCCAGTCGTCATTCAGTACTGGGCGTCTTGGTGCGAGCCCTGTAAGCAGGACATGAAGAAGATTCGGGAAGAACTGGCAAAGAATCCCAAAGCCTTTGGGGTCGTTGGGGTGAACCTGGATTCCGATCGCGAGAAAGCGGCAACCTCCATTCCCGCCGGCTTTGCCCCATGGCCACATATCCACGAGGGAAGTGGTTTTGAGAGCGATCTCGCCGTTGGGCTTGGGGTACTGAGCGTCCCCGTTACGATTCTGGTCGATCGCAATGGTAAGGTCATCAAACGAGGGGCCCATTTCACGCAAGATATGGAGGATGCCCTCAAGGCCTTGACCGAAGGTGCTCCTGACGCTCGGGCAGCCAAGCTCCCTAGCCAGCAGCCCGCCCCCTCCGCCAATAAATCGAATGCAAAAACCCCTTCGGCTTCCCCGACAGGTCGCCCCGTCAACACGCCAGGTAACCGCCCTGCCAACGGAACCACCGGAGGACAACGCCCCCCCCAACGGCCAGGTTCACCATCTGGTAAGTAAATTTGGGGGTTGCCGAATCGTGCGGAGGTGGGTACGCTCTTCCCCTCCAATTTCAAGCAACGTAACAGAAACAACATTTTTTGGAGCTACTGCTCGTGGGTGTTAAGAAGACAGGACGCGGTCGACGAAAGATTGGTCGAAAGAAGAGACGGATGCGAGCGCGGATCCGTCACCGCAAGAAATAATTAGCTGGACAGCCACAGCTTTCTTCTTTGACACGATGCTGGGGATGCGCGTCTCCAGCATCGTTTCTTCGTAAGCGTTGCGCACTGCCAGCCGGTCGCGACCTACGAATCTTCGA includes these proteins:
- a CDS encoding redoxin family protein, with the protein product MSQQPKVWLTGWIRSNLAWSRWASIPAAAIVLSVAGPTASGVDVDPQVSKALGYKPRQSNVVYDQVGEKEAESCTSRYESKNGVDGLTVFGPNGQMLRRFNDANGDRQVDQWCYFKDGIEIYRDIDSDFNATADQYRWLGTGGTRWGIDKNEDGTVDTWKMISPEEVTIELVEAIKTKDEDRFRRLLPSEQEIKQLGLGDEKAKQLVERVLAARTGFAEFARSQKLVQSTTKWAHFAADKPGVVPAGTDGATQDVVAYENVISIIDNDGTSQQLMVGTLVQLGATWKLADLPKSVSDGATIAESGFFFPSTVAAGGRPVTTQEGSSGMTGEMQSLLSDLEKIDTQIRAAAGDNSKLSQLHDERAQTMVRLINASKGTSEMELWVRQFVDSVSSAAMQGEYSEGLERLQSFEAQLPNIPGGKDLMPYVAYRVLTTDYQVKSLGENVNFAKLQGDHMENLEAYVEKYSESPDAADAMIQIALNHELTGEEKEAQVWYKKVADGFPSTNEGKKASGAIARLSLEGRTFSLSGKTLDGKTFDSKQFAGMPVVIQYWASWCEPCKQDMKKIREELAKNPKAFGVVGVNLDSDREKAATSIPAGFAPWPHIHEGSGFESDLAVGLGVLSVPVTILVDRNGKVIKRGAHFTQDMEDALKALTEGAPDARAAKLPSQQPAPSANKSNAKTPSASPTGRPVNTPGNRPANGTTGGQRPPQRPGSPSGK